The Gavia stellata isolate bGavSte3 chromosome 1, bGavSte3.hap2, whole genome shotgun sequence genome has a segment encoding these proteins:
- the TMEM47 gene encoding transmembrane protein 47, which produces MASAGSGMEEVRVSVLTPLKLVGLVCIFLALCLDLGAVLSPAWVTADHQYYLSLWESCRKPGNLDSWLCESTLHSDWQIATLALLLGGAAIILIAFLVGLISICVGSRRRFYRPVAVMLFAAVVLQVCSLVLYPIKFIETVSLKIYHEFNWGYGLAWGATIFSFGGAILYCLNPKNYEDYY; this is translated from the exons ATGGCTTCGGCCGGCAGCGGCATGGAGGAGGTGCGCGTCTCGGTGCTGACCCCGCTGAAGCTGGTGGGGCTGGTGTGCATCTTCCTGGCGCTGTGCCTGGACCTGGGAGCCGTGCTGAGCCCCGCCTGGGTGACGGCGGACCACCAGTACTACCTGTCCCTCTGGGAGTCCTGCCGCAAGCCCGGCAACTTGGACAGCTGGCTCTGCGAGTCGACGCTGCACAGCG ACTGGCAGATAGCTACTCTCGCTTTGCTGTTGGGTGGTGCTGCCATCATTCTCATAGCTTTCCTGGTTGGGTTGATCTCTATCTGCGTGGGATCTCGGAGGCGGTTCTACAGACCAGTTGCAGTCATGCTCTTTGCTGCAG ttgttcTTCAGGTGTGCAGCTTAGTCCTTTACCCAATCAAGTTCATCGAAACGGTCAGCTTGAAAATATACCATGAGTTCAACTGGGGCTATGGCCTGGCTTGGGGTGCAACTATATTTTCATTTGGGGGTGCCATTCTTTATTGCCTGAACCCTAAGAACTATGAAGACTATTACTAG